A stretch of the Helicoverpa zea isolate HzStark_Cry1AcR chromosome 15, ilHelZeax1.1, whole genome shotgun sequence genome encodes the following:
- the LOC124636935 gene encoding cuticle protein 19.8-like gives MVARILAFSALVAAATAVALPVLPVTKLAYAHAQPEAPAQYDFSYSVHDGQSGDVKQQQESRSGDNVHGSYSLVQPDGVHRIVDYTADEEHGFNAVVRYEGTPVEQPAKIAVAAPVAKIAYAAAPVAKIAYAAAPVAKIAYAPAPVAKIAYAPAPVAKVTYAAPVAKLAYAAPVAKVAYAPAQLSYSHAPAQISYSHAPSQVTYSQAPQISYHQAPVAYAAAPVAKVAYAAAPVAKLAYAENLGHVTFSSPAVSYHH, from the exons ATGGTTGCCAGA ATCCTTGCCTTCTCCGCCCTCGTGGCCGCCGCCACCGCCGTGGCCCTCCCCGTCCTGCCCGTCACTAAACTGGCGTACGCCCACGCCCAGCCCGAAGCTCCCGCTCAGTACGACTTCTCTTACTCCGTCCACGATGGACAGAGCGGTGACGTGAAGCAACAGCAGGAGTCCCGCTCCGGCGACAATGTGCACGGCTCCTACTCGCTCGTGCAACCCGACGGTGTCCACCGCATCGTCGACTACACCGCTGACGAAGAGCACGGCTTCAACGCTGTTGTCCGCTACGAGGGTACCCCCGTCGAACAGCCCGCCAAGATCGCCGTAGCTGCCCCCGTTGCCAAGATCGCCTACGCCGCCGCTCCCGTCGCCAAAATCGCCTACGCCGCCGCTCCCGTCGCCAAGATCGCCTACGCTCCCGCTCCCGTTGCCAAGATCGCCTACGCTCCCGCTCCCGTCGCTAAAGTGACCTACGCCGCACCCGTCGCCAAGCTCGCCTACGCCGCCCCCGTCGCCAAGGTCGCCTACGCACCAGCTCAACTCTCCTACTCTCACGCCCCCGCTCAGATCTCCTACTCCCACGCCCCTTCCCAAGTTACCTACTCCCAGGCCCCTCAGATTTCTTACCACCAAGCCCCTGTGGCTTACGCCGCGGCTCCCGTCGCCAAGGTTGCGTACGCCGCGGCCCCCGTCGCTAAACTGGCGTACGCTGAAAACCTCGGCCACGTCACCTTCTCCTCCCCCGCCGTCTCTTACCACCACTAA